The Eublepharis macularius isolate TG4126 chromosome 7, MPM_Emac_v1.0, whole genome shotgun sequence sequence TGTCACAGCCATCCCTCTTTATTTCCATGCCAAAGGctgtccttcccccctccccctcccccaacacaccCTCAGCAGCTGGAGtgcccgagagagagagagagcccttcCTGAGCAGCAACAGGGACCCGCGTTGCGCACCAGAGTGGGCCTCTTGCCTCCAGAGGAGCGTTTTGACCACACCCCTCCTCCGGGGGATGGCTAAAGCACCtcacctgctggaactctggCTGCCTCCACCTGCAAGGGCCGGAATCGGACCCTCCGGGATGAGGTTGGCCCTTTCATGCTCAGCTCTCCCAGCAATTGCCTCGGTGCTGGCCTAGTCCACAAACACTCCCGGGCAGCAGCTGTGGCGAAGCAGGGAACGCGCTGTAGCTCCAGGAGGCATTGTGGGCCCCCTCTGCCCGTAACGTGCCTCTCTGCAGACTCAGCAATGGTCAAGAGGCCTCTGCTCGCACCAGAGGGGCACGGCCACCGGCTCGCCTGGGGCGGTCCTGGGTGGGAAGGGCCAGGCAAGCCCCTTTCATGCGCTCTTCTGGCTGCGCCAGGGAGAGCTACTTCCAGAAGAGCACGTTCCACAGCAGGAGCCAGCAGGGGTAGACGAAGAGAGCCACCAGCGGGAAGACGATGGAGCCGTAGAGATGGTGGTCCAGCAGCCCCTCGGCAATGGCCTGCAGGAACTGCTGCCAGCCCTCCAGGACTGTGATGGGGCACTCAACGAGCTCCTGGTACAGGAAGATGCAGAAGAGCAGCGTGGCGGCCGGCGTGACCAGCACCAGGAGCACGGCCTGGAGGGGcctggagggggaaggaaagcaagcagctggggctgggagcagggctgctgCCGGGAGGCTTGGTCcctgcacgcacgcacgcgcaccCAGCTGCTGGAACCACCAGAAAATGTCTGGCTGCAGCCCCTTCATTTCCTCTCCGCAacagccagctgagcagtggaaggggaagaaacaaaaccaaaacccCCGGGAGGTTTCAGGGAAAGCCAACCCAATGTTGCCTCTCAGTGTATGTGTAGGGGAGGGAACCCAGTTCCACAAAACGCTGTTCTGAAAGGGAGAGGGGAACAGATTACAGCTGTAAATCTGCCCCACGATTGAAGATGCTCCCAAACTGTGTCTGAGCCCCAAGGCTAATGCCACACTCGGCACTGAGAAGGaagtaaaagaaacaaacattCCTGTCCTCTCAAAGGTTTGCAGCCATGCAACGGTGGCTCTAGGGGCACAGAACCAACCGCTGTAGACTCTCTCGGGGGCTTCTGATTCCAACTACCTACTGACCCGCTTCGATGGGATGTCTTCCCCAGGGCTGCAACTGCTCAGCCATGGAGACGGGGGAGCCGTTGCTGTGAGGACCCCTGACCCCTCCCGTACTCACTTGGGCCCCGTGGGCTGGACAACGGCAGCCACGGGCACCAGGGTGACAGCCAGCAAGAAGCCCAGGGAGAAGTTGACGAGGGCGATGCACCCGAGCTGCATGGCCAGGTAGAGCAGGGACAGCAGCTTCAGCATCATCCAGCCACGGTCGCTTCCGGCCCCCGTCAGGACCCTGCAGGGCACCAACGGGGAGCTGCTCAGACCACGGGCCAGCCGCCTCCACCCCTGGCGATGTGGCGCCCCAGAGCCCACTCCTGCCCCTCCGCCCAGCCCAGCCGGGCCTCCGGCTTCACAGCGCCCAGCTCGACCCCTCTGCGTGGGTCACAAGGCAGGTCCACGCTCCCTCGCCCCCTCACCTGTGTGTGTTGTGGGGCAGTGCCAGCCCAGCCACATAGATGGCAATGGCGGTGAGCACCACGGCCTCTGACTCGGAGACTGGAAAGTGGCGTGTGGCCATGCGTAGCCCCAAGATGGGCAGCGAGTAGAGGGCCAGCCCTGTGGCGTGGCAGATCAGCAGGGGAGGGACCAGCGTCAGCAGGCTCGGTTTGGGCTCCTGCAGAGAAGAGAAGTTTACTTGGTGCTTGTGGCAGCCTCCCTATAAGCAGCTGCCCCACAGAAGAGAGGGGAGCTCTAGCCTTCGTGGGTGCAAGACAAAAAGAGCCTGAAGAACGTGTACAAAGAGTGTCATGCGATTTCCCAACCAGTCCTGCCGAGCCCAGAAAAATGGCCCTGTCTCATCAGAAACAAACAGGAACATGGGCTCCAACAGCCGAGGCATGCAGCAAGAAGGGCCAagacagatcaggcactgacccCCCGGAGGTCAAGGCAAACCCTGCCCCACAGTAACCCAGACAGCATCCCACGCACCTCGCTCGCCACAGGGCCAACAGGGTCTCCATCGCAAGGCTGCTCAGCAGGGTCCACATCGCATCGACTTAGCTTCATCCACAGATCCAGAGCGTGGGCAGGGTCAAGGGAAATCCACCAAGTGCCTACACATCCCGGAGAAAAGCCCAACCCAACCAGGCGCGTCCTCCAATGCCCTGGAAAGGAGCTGCATGGCCACTGGGGGCTGCTACGGCAGAGCCCCTGACCCCGGGCAGGAACAAAGGGGGCCTGGGGGTGGCTTTGGGTCTTCCAGGGACCCCTGGACTGGCTCCCATTTCTTTCTGCTGCCACAGCCTCTGGAAATATTACCGTGAATGGGTACACACAGCTGTGTGGCCGGGAGGGAGGATGTGGGTGGAGACTGTGAGGCGGGAGACACTCCCACTGGGCTTCTCTGAGAGCAGCCAGCTGAGGGAGAGGGGAAGTGACAGGCAGCTGCCCTCCTCCCCAAGGCCTTCTGGCTGCCGCCCACCTGCACGTCAAGCCGGCAGGGCTTCAGCAGAGCCGCTGCCAGCTGCCCCGTCGCCCCGGGGCTGGGCTGCTCCCCTGGAAGGCCTTGCAAGGGCcccggcttctgccaggcagTCCCGACTGCCTCCCACCCGCCGGTGCCAGCAGGATATCTTCAGGacgaggatgaggatgaggaagcCAAAGGCCGGCATGTAGACCCCAATGGAGACGAAGCGGGAGAGCGAAGGCAGCAGGTAGAAAAAGTAGGACTGGTGCAGGCGTTCCAGCAAGTTGTTCAGCTTCCGGAACATGCCCTCCAGGGTTCTGCGGAGGACGGCCAAGGGGGCAAGAGCTGCAGCGCTCCCTTCCTCCACGAACCCTAACCCTcctgccggccggccggccagccacgCATCTTTCCAGCACCCTGGCTGCAGTTCCCAGCCTGCTGGGCTCGGGTGACCAGCCCCTTGCCGTACTCACTTGCCGACAGTGCCCATGTCGTACTTGTGCTGGCGGAAGCTGTTGATGCCATGCACCGTGATTGCCTCAATGTGGTACCGCAGAAAGAGGCCGTGGTCGCCCTGAGGCCGGCCGGAGCCCTGCTTGAGCACCATCAGCAGCATCGTCTGCAGGGAGTGCAAGTACGCGGGCAGCGAGTCCCAGTCGGAGCGCTGCAGCTGCAGGGGAAGAGAACCAAGCTGGAAAAGCCGGGAAACCTCACAAAGGCAAAAGGTGTAATGCAATTCCAGCCTAAACAATTCCAAACTGACTTCTCATTCAGCAtatttcattttcaaatttaaTAACGATACCAAGTCATATTTCCTATCTATGTATTAAGCATAAAGGCAAACTGGCATCCGATCAATCCCAGAAAAAGGCAGAGAACTGCTTAATTTTATAACGAAAGAAGCCTAAatgtttaaagtgcaaatgctcataTATACAGTATGGGATGTAAACGCAAGTAAATTTCCTGTGCTTTTATTCAAGGGATTTCAAAAGCACCGGTGCCTATAAAAATCTCAACAGAGTATGCACACATGCCCAGAATCATGCAGTTGGTACAAACAGCTCAATAAATATCTCGGAACCTTTGTCACGTGCCGCCTTGCCCTTGTCGGCCAGGGCCGGGGGCAAGGCAGACCTCCTCCCCAGAACATCCTTCCCCTCCACCGCCAGACAGCAAGGGACCGATTTGGGGCACAgcgagggtggagaagcaggctAGAGCCTCAGGGAGCGGTGGGAACCCACACACATCAGCCAGAAGCCTCTGCAGCCTCCCCGTTTGTGGCACACCGCCGTCTGCACTGCAGGGGCAGAGGGCCTTCCAGCCCCTGCTAACTCCCAACCGGACGCCCCAATCCATTCACCTTGCCCTGAATGGTGCAGAGCAGCCCGCTCTTCTGGCAGAA is a genomic window containing:
- the GPAA1 gene encoding glycosylphosphatidylinositol anchor attachment 1 protein translates to MGLLSDPYRRRALARLLLRLNTPLCALSFAAGLGWFLGLAFQPCTLRAYMSENAMGSTMVEERFAAAPRALAYARQFAGHKKAARGMPVAWLEKTMWNLGLEVYKQTFSRTLPFPDELRERYMVKGTNVYGILRAPRAASTESLVLSVPCSEGQHNNQAVGLMLALASYFRGQIYWAKDIIFLVNEHDLIGMEAWLEAYHDVNVTDVLSSGMLGRAGAIQAAISLELSSDVITSFDVAVEGLNGQLPNLDLVNLFYAFCQKSGLLCTIQGKLQRSDWDSLPAYLHSLQTMLLMVLKQGSGRPQGDHGLFLRYHIEAITVHGINSFRQHKYDMGTVGKTLEGMFRKLNNLLERLHQSYFFYLLPSLSRFVSIGVYMPAFGFLILILVLKALDLWMKLSRCDVDPAEQPCDGDPVGPVASEEPKPSLLTLVPPLLICHATGLALYSLPILGLRMATRHFPVSESEAVVLTAIAIYVAGLALPHNTHRVLTGAGSDRGWMMLKLLSLLYLAMQLGCIALVNFSLGFLLAVTLVPVAAVVQPTGPKPLQAVLLVLVTPAATLLFCIFLYQELVECPITVLEGWQQFLQAIAEGLLDHHLYGSIVFPLVALFVYPCWLLLWNVLFWK